The genomic region GTATCTTGGTAACGGGGAACCTGGGTCGTATAGCGACCGGCCCCGCTGACTACGGTGATAAATTCATGACCCGCCTGATCCTTAATCAAGCCGGTAAAGGCTCCGCCCGACTCAGGGGTCGAACCGGTCTTTAATCCTTCAAAAATTAAATCTTTGGGGTTATGCAATTTTGGCATAACTTCTTGTTTTAGCTTAGAGTATTCGGTCTGGCTAATCTTGTTCACATCTGGTTCTGGATGGTAGACAAAGCCTAGCTTCTCGTAATAGTCACGGATATTAGGGTCCAACTGCAAGTTAGTCCGGGCTAGGATGGCCAGTTGCTCAGCACTGGCCGTGTTTTCTGCGTCAGGTTTAGCGTCTTTCACCTCGTAGGCAAAGGCATCCTTGTTCACCTGACCGGCAGCGTTGTACCAGCGAGAACCATCTAAGTGCAGTTCAGCTGCCCACTTTTCTAGAGTCTGCTGGGCACTTTGATTCCTGGGTTTCACATAGTCTAGCAGGGCAAAGGCCGCATCGTTGGCTGAGCTGGTGTACATGGCACCAAAGAGCTCAGCCACCGCAATCTTTTGACCGGCATGAATGTCCAAGTGGGCAAAGGTATCTTTGTCCTTGTCGGACCAGTCATTTTTACTGGTAATCGGCACCTTGTCGGTCCACTTAATCTTGCCAGCTTTGATTGCCTGCAAAACCCCGTAAGAGGTCAGCATCTTACTCTGGGAAGCCACGCCAACCTGAGTTTGACTGTCCTTAGTCCCTAAGATTTGCCCGGTCTGCGCATCGACAACAATGGCGTGGCGGGCAGTCGTTTTCAAGGCCACTGGTTGCCCGTTCCGTTTGGGCTGACTGGGCTTAGGCTGAGTATGGCGCACGTAAAAAAAAGCGGCCACGATGATTAAGCTGGCTACAATTAGTAACCAAAACCACCACGACTGCCAAAAGGGCCGCTGGCGCTTAGTAGCAAATAAACTAACCCGACTCGGCGATTCCTGCGGTTGCTGACGCTTCCCTGTCATATTCTCCCCACTCCACTAAACGTACCCGCTTAGTGGGTACCAAACAATCGATCCCCGGCATCTCCCAAACCAGGTACGATATAACCATTTTCATTTAAACCTTCGTCAATGGAGGCAGTGTAGATATCCACGTCGGGGTGGGCATCTTGGACCGTCTTCACGCCTTCTGGCGCCGAAACCAAGGTAATCAAGTTAATGTTTTGTGCGCCCCGCTTCTTCAGGGCATCAAT from Leuconostocaceae bacterium ESL0723 harbors:
- a CDS encoding serine hydrolase, producing the protein MTGKRQQPQESPSRVSLFATKRQRPFWQSWWFWLLIVASLIIVAAFFYVRHTQPKPSQPKRNGQPVALKTTARHAIVVDAQTGQILGTKDSQTQVGVASQSKMLTSYGVLQAIKAGKIKWTDKVPITSKNDWSDKDKDTFAHLDIHAGQKIAVAELFGAMYTSSANDAAFALLDYVKPRNQSAQQTLEKWAAELHLDGSRWYNAAGQVNKDAFAYEVKDAKPDAENTASAEQLAILARTNLQLDPNIRDYYEKLGFVYHPEPDVNKISQTEYSKLKQEVMPKLHNPKDLIFEGLKTGSTPESGGAFTGLIKDQAGHEFITVVSGAGRYTTQVPRYQDTLDIVNQVLDEQQPLTFQAGQKITSLSKITAPNLKGGAVAPVVGKTITFWVPKVSRLTPGQLGWQRPRQVSLTHLSAGQTVLSVSPNLSAQYLSHSKVGEHQLDLVAPKQQGEANFFQRVWQWLTKW